In Saccharomyces eubayanus strain FM1318 chromosome X, whole genome shotgun sequence, the genomic window TCGGACGGTGATGTGTTGGTTGTGTCATTTCCTGATAGTTCCAAACCAGATGAATGTTCATGTGTTTGAGGATTCGGGCAATGTAAGAGATGgtgtttttcctttgacAAACCACCCTGTAAAAATGAGTCTGGGTTGGCGAATTGGATGTCGAAGTTGATGCCGTGCTGGGAATTAATATGGTTGACAATGGAACATGTATCATCCCCCAGAAAATCGCAATCCTCCCAATTGCACGTTAGTGGTTCTAGGGAGTCTTTGAAGTCTTGTGAAACATGGTCCTTTAACAGGTGTCTTTGTAAATCAAACAGAGAGGTACAGGATTCCGGACATTCTTTCCATTTACATTTTAagtcattattgttttcttctttaaagcACCAGTTGAAATTTATCGTACTTGTTGTTTCAACTGGGGGCGAAACGCTGGAAGATAATGTATTATGCAGGGAGCTGAAATCATTAGACTCATGGTCCTTGGTGAGCCAAGATCTACGATTTGTTTGAGTCTGATGAATAAGTTTGGGTGGCAAAGGCGGCTCGCTTTGATTTTTAAACCTCTCGTAACTATATTCTCTGGAAATTAACTCATTCAAATCACTGTTAGTTAGGTCAGCTGGTGTATTCGTGGTGGGCACTGCAGGGGGGTTGCTAGTATTACCAATTTTGTTTGGTTTGTGAGAGTGCAGCTGTATCCTGTGATGATGGTGTTGATGATCAGTTGCAGCCATTTCAGTTAGAGGGTTGTCGTTAATGTTGCTGTTAATGTTATTCTTGGGATCGCACCTGTTGATGCTTGATAGTAATAGATTCATGGTTTGATTACCGTTACTTTGATTCACCATACCAGGATCAACCTCACCAGTGTGAATGTGGTTGTGGTGACTCATGTGTTTCCCAAACGGTACTTCATACAAGGACGAGATGTTGCACAAATCCTCCAAGATTTTTAGATCCATATCTGAATTTAAGATATGTTCATGATAAGAATGGTTTGACGCCTGTACAGTTTTGGCGGGAGGTGTCAAAGACGAAAGTTTCGGCGTCAGCTGAGGTTGCTTGGAGCCGAGATGCATATGTCTGGGACAAGGTTGATTGTCGGTCTTTTCATCACAAAATTTGCAGtacttttggaaaacttcatCGTTGTTTAATGGTTGGCTATCTTGAGTATGATTGAGGTCGGTGGTCGTGGCGCATGGAGTATCACAAGTCAAATTGCAATCTATTTCTGATAAATGAGACATAAGCTGAGATAAGCTATCAGGCATGTTATTGTTATGGCCGTGAGCTTCGTGGCCGCTAGTATTGTGGTACTGGTCATGGAGGTTAATATTCGACATAGAGTAGTCATTTTTCACATCTGtaaatattataacatCGTTATCATCCTCGGGTTTGAATGTCTTGGCTGAGTTGTCAGGCTTATTTTGTTTAGTATTAGATGCATTTGTGGGGTGGCTTTCGTCACAGCAAATTTCCAGAATCTTGGGCGTACAGTAACAGTCATCGGTTTCAGATTGCGGGTTTGGCTTGCTTTTCTTGGCAGAGGGCAATAATATCAAGTCGTCATTAAACCAAGAGTCCTTCCTGTGGGACAGGTCCTTCTTGGACTCGACCTGCGGGCTTGTTAGCTTAGCAGCTACCGGATTGAAACTTTTTGCGAAGGGCACACCATTCTTCAGACCAGCTTTATATGTCTCAGTGTCATTATATTTCGCCAGAGAGGAATTGTTATGGTAGttcaaaaactcaaaatGCTGGCAATCAACGTACTCTTTACACTTCTCATTGGCATGGCCACCGCTACCCGCTGCATGGCTAGCATCGGATGCAAATGCAGTATTGGCGGTGGCAGCAGCGGCCCCGCCGTCATCCGCAGCCGCACTGTGGTGAAGGTGGCCATGGATATAGGTCATGTTGTTGTAGTTATGGATGTGGCCGTGGACTATTCCTTCCGTGCTTATGCCCAGGGCTTCTGGTTTGGCAGAGGCAGCAGTGGCCGTAGTCGTTACCATCGAACCGTCGCGCTTGGGGGACTCTCTGGGGGTCAACGCATCCATTAGTTCCtatctttcttgttctcAAAACGCCATGGCTCATAGAGAACAAAAGCCGATTCCTCCATAAGCTACCGGTAGCCTGTGTCCACTGCGACTGCAACTATGTCTTATATTGCTTAGCACGTTTCATCGTGACCTTGAGGGTGAATGACTGCTGCGACTCGTTCGTGCGCGGTGACATTACACTATGCTCAGGGCCCTTAAAAAGGGCGAAAGCTGTCAACAGTTGGACTAAAAGATGCAGAATGGTATTCACAACTTAACGAGCATCTAGCATCGCATCGAAAATGACAATGGAGAGTGGTAACGGAAGTAGCGGCTCTAGTAGTGGCCGCCAAGAGCACGGCAAGTCTGTGTGTGTGTACTGCGGGTCTTCGTTTGGAACTAAAACGCTGTACTCCGAGAGCGCTGAAGAGTTGGGCGCCCTTTTCTATAAGCTTGGGTGGCAATTGGTGTACGGTGGAGGTACCACCGGTTTGATGGGCAAGATAGCAAGGTCCACCATGGGCCCAGATTTGAACGGGCAAGTACACGGCATCATCCCGGATGCGCTCGTGTCCAAGGAGAGAACTGGTgaggatgaagaggaaatcaACGAGGCGCTGATGGAGTCCGTGGAAAACCATAAGGGCTCCACCCCCATCTCCAAGGAGTACGGGGAGACCACAATTGTGCCAGACATGCATACCAGGAAGAGGATGATGGCCAATTTGAGCGACGCGTTTGTGGCCATGCCCGGCGGTTACGGGACCTTTGAAGAGATCATGGAGTGCATCACGTGGTCGCAGTTGGGCATTCACAACAAGCCGATCATCTTGTTCAACATTGACGGGTTTTATGACCAACTGCTGCAATTCATCAACCACTCCATCGAAGAGGGCTTCATTAGTGCCAAAAACGGGGAAATCGTGCAGGTCGCATCGACCTCACAGGAGGTCGTTgacaaaattgaaagataTGTCGTCCCTGAAGGCCGTTTCAATCTGAATTGGAACGACGAAGGTCGAAGCCACGAGCATTGTGCCAAACAATAGGAGCGCCAAGCCATGCAGTATTTAGTTCGATGATGTGTATAGATtatataatgaaaaatcgAAATTTTTAAGAACTGGCCTTCTAAGCCCGaagagtgaaaaattaaccGTCATGATAAAGATATCGTAACATAAAGCTCATCGTTTGGAAGAGAAACTCAGCACACCATGACTTCTGAACCCGGAAAGCCTGTTGCGAAGCCTGCTAAGAAGCCTGCTAAGAAGCCTGGGTACACCAATCCGGCTTTCAAAGCCCTTGGTGTACCCACCTTGAGACTGCCCTCCAGAAACTGGATGATCTTCTGGTCCGTGCTAACGGTATCCATCGGAGGCCTGGCCTACGACAAGTACAAACAACGACAGATTTTGAAGCGGGCGACTGGCTCGGTGGAACCGTTGGCGGAAGAAGTTTTGGAGGTAGACAGAATTCCACGGAAGATCACCGTTTTCATTGCACCTCCCCCAAACGATTATCTGGAGAGTTCGTTGAAAGTTTGGAGGCGTTACGTTAAACCAGTTCTTTACCATGCCGGCTTGGACTACGAACTGGTTCAGGAGGACAGACAGGGAACTATAAGAACCAATGTGGCCAATAGAATCAGACAGCTACGAAAGGAGGTATTGGCGCGAAAGGATGAACAGTTACCAAACGGGTCCAAGCCAGTGAAAACAACAGTAGATTCGAAGAACTCTTTATCGAGCAGGCTTTCGTCGCTGCTACCGTTCAGTAGGACTGGCTCGGTTGATTCGGCAGACGATGAGCCATTTGATCCAGAGATTGGTaaagaattcaagaaaaacttcgATTGGAGAAACGTCATTGGTATTTTCTATACAACGCCCAAGCCAACAGATATAATAAGTGAAGATTCACTGGTAGAAGACCCTATTCTATCTGGGGGTGTTATCTGCTTAGGCAGAGGTGCATATAAGGAGTATATTGCCGGTATACATGAAGGTTTGCTGGGCCCTATTGAAAGGGAAATCGAGGTGGTTGAGGCTACGGAACCCAAGATAACAGAAGTTCCTGAGATCAAGGATATTAAGGCAGATGCAAACGAACCGAACCCTGCTACGTTGCCGGATGCAAAGAACGATGCTGATCCTGCAGAGACGAAAGTGgatgatgatttgaagCTAAATGAGGAAAACGCTACAGAGGAGTCgcaactttttttaaagcCTTTCATCACCCCAGACCAATACCCTGAGTTGCAAATCGCTCCGGAATTACAAACGGCAGATGGCAAATTCATAAGAAACCCCGACACAAATATCCCTCTTCTCATAAACCAACCATTACTAGTCATCCCCATACCCAATTTAATAGGATTCACTACGATTCCCACAAGAATTTACCGGTTCTACCAGAAGCGTTTCTATGTCGAGGATGTGTGTTCCAATGTAGTTAACTGTGCACAACAGTCACACATTAGACCATTTGACATTTCAAAGGACATCGATATGGCgaaggatgaagaaaaggactGGCCTCAAAACTGGATCAAACAAGgtaaagagaaaaacagTGAATGGACCCAAGAATTGGAATGCGATCCTAGAGTCACAGAGCACATGTCCGTCTATGAGAATCCATCCAAGGAAGAGCCCAAATAGAACGTTTGATGAATACATTTTATCGTATATCACCATACACGGATTAGTCTGCTCTTGGCACATACGAAGCCCTTTTTTGGAGAGTTACCTTACTGAACCAATGTTGAAATAgtctttatatatatatatataatctGTAAATATAACGAAATATGTACATCATCATAAGATCCAAgtgctgttgttgttatcaGTTAATATGAgcatatttttcaagtcgCCAATTGATATCGAGATTTTGTTCGATAATGAGGAATCTCGCAAACATGTAGATATCGCATCAAGGTCAAGCAGTTCCAGTTACAAATCCATGAAAGAGAGCTTGCCCGTTTATGAAGATGGCGAATCCTTGGGCGGGATTGTCACCTTGAGAGTTCGGGATGGCAAAAAGGTAGATCACTTAGGTATAAAAGTGTCCGTCATTGGATCTATTGACATGATAAAATCGCACGGTAGTGGTAATTCTTCCTCGAAGAAATCTACATCTTCCACCTCATCCTCCACCTCTAATAATGGCTCATCAGATATACGGAAGAATTCCGTTGACCAGTTTTTGTGCCAGAGCTATGACCTTTGTCCCGCTGGTGAGTTACAGCATTCTCAAAGCTTTCCCTTCTTGTTTAGGGATTTAAGCAAAAGATACGAATCTTATAAAGGCAAGAATGTGGATGTAGCATATTTTGTCAAAGTTACCGTGATGAGAAAGTCTACTGACATttctaaaataaaaaaattgtggGTCTACCTTTATAATAGTATAGCCACGGCACCAAATGCCCTCTCTACAAATGAGCCACAAGCAAACTTCAACAGCGCTAGTGCCGATGGTGAAGACGGGGCTAGTAAGAAGAACGACGCAACGCCGAAAAAGGATGGCCCAGTTGAAGCCGCAGATGATAATCAAGTCTTGCCGGCACCACATTCCACCAATGAACCCAAACCAGTTAAATTAGACATCGGTATAGAAAACTGCCTTCATATTGAATTCGAATATGCCAAATCACAGTATAGCTTGAAGGAAGTCATTGTAGGAcgtatatattttcttttaacgAGACTAAGGATAAAGCACATGGAATTGAGCTTGATCACAAGAGAGTCCTCTGGCTTACAAACCTCTAATGTGTTGACAGATTCAACGGCCATCCGGTATGAAATCATGGATGGGTCTCCGGTGAAAGGTGAGACCATTCCTATCAGATTGTTTTTGAGCGGGTATGACTTAACGCCCAATGTGAGCTGTAATTACTTTAACGTCAAGAACTATTTGAGCCTGGTCATCATCGATGAAGACGGAAGAAGATATTTCAAGCAATCAGAAATTACATTGTACCGTACCCGATGAAAACTGGGACAATAAGTAAGGAAACAGCTATGAACCTGAAGAGACTTTAGAAAGTAATAGAGAAAGGGGGCCGGAGAAAGCTGTAGAgatctttatttttttgttttgtctAGATATTCAGGTCTGCTGTTGTTTATAATTTTTACACATAGCGATAATTAGATTTGTTATAGAATCCCGACATTAGTTATAGAAATCAGAGAGTGTATGACTTGTCTTTCTGAACTTTCAAGCGCAACGCAGATTAGCATGAGGTCTGTTTAAAGGCATTTGTCACATACCCTATAAGAATGAGTCTTTTTTACGTTTAGGGTAAAAAGTGTAGCtgaaaagcaagaaaataGAATGAAACTGGGGTAAACGCGTATTAACTGTAGGCAGAAAGGGAAGTAAAACTGAGATTCCAAGACaacttcctcttcttctcctgTCTGCTATTGAGAATGCCAACACCTGTTGTGATAATACTTTCTCCGCTTTTGTGTTTTGGTGATGCTTGCAAGGTTGTTGAGCTTCGCTAAACTATACGCACCGGTTGGTTATTACTAGCACCTCAAGCATACATGACTCCACATCACATGAATAATACAACGTGGGGTCTGGTTATGTGACGAAGAGGCTTCTGCTTAGTAAACCACACCACATTTTTCCAAGGGGGCCAGGTTGATGTGCTTCTTTTACTGTCACGAGCAGCCCATAATCGCgcctttttgaaaaaggcgCGAGACAGCAAACAGGAAGCTCGGTTTTCGAAGCTTCGGAGTAGCAGGAGATCTGGAGACTGGATCTTTACAGTGCAGCAAGGCAAGCTGCCATCGCCTTCTTAGGTACATGCAACGGTATCCACGTGCAGGACACAAAAGTCGGGGGCACattgattttcattttagTTGGGAAACGTTCGACAGTAGCACTAGATCTGAAGTCCCAGAAGCATATAAATAGCCCCAGCATTTCTACATTGAATGCTTTTCTTCACTCGtagttcttgttcctttCTTATTGTATGTCATTCCAAGAGGTTGTCAAGAACTTGGTTTAATATTTCACCAACATACACATATAAAACAGTCTTTACTAAATttacaaacaaaacaaaatgatCAGAATTGCTATTAACGGTTTCGGTAGAATTGGTAGATTGGTCCTAAGATTGGCTCTACAAAGAAAGGACATCGAAGTTGTTGCTATTAACGATCCATTTATCACCAACGATTATGCTGCTTACATGGTTAAGTACGATTCTACTCACGGTAGATATCCAGGCGCAGTTTCCCATGATGCCAAGCATATCATCATTGATGGTCACAAGATCGCAACTTTCCAGGAAAGAGACCCAGCTAACTTGCCATGGGGttctttgaagattgaTGTTGCCGTCGACTCCACTGGTGTCTTCAAGGAGTTGGACAGTGCTCAAAAGCACATTGACGCTGGTGCCAAGAAGGTTGTTATCACTGCCCCATCTTCCACCGCTCCAATGTTCGTTGTTGGTGTTAACCACACCAAATACACTCCAGACTTGAAGATTGTCTCCAACGCTTCTTGTACCACCAACTGTTTGGCTCCATTGGCCAA contains:
- the ZAP1 gene encoding Zap1p, which encodes MDALTPRESPKRDGSMVTTTATAASAKPEALGISTEGIVHGHIHNYNNMTYIHGHLHHSAAADDGGAAAATANTAFASDASHAAGSGGHANEKCKEYVDCQHFEFLNYHNNSSLAKYNDTETYKAGLKNGVPFAKSFNPVAAKLTSPQVESKKDLSHRKDSWFNDDLILLPSAKKSKPNPQSETDDCYCTPKILEICCDESHPTNASNTKQNKPDNSAKTFKPEDDNDVIIFTDVKNDYSMSNINLHDQYHNTSGHEAHGHNNNMPDSLSQLMSHLSEIDCNLTCDTPCATTTDLNHTQDSQPLNNDEVFQKYCKFCDEKTDNQPCPRHMHLGSKQPQLTPKLSSLTPPAKTVQASNHSYHEHILNSDMDLKILEDLCNISSLYEVPFGKHMSHHNHIHTGEVDPGMVNQSNGNQTMNLLLSSINRCDPKNNINSNINDNPLTEMAATDHQHHHHRIQLHSHKPNKIGNTSNPPAVPTTNTPADLTNSDLNELISREYSYERFKNQSEPPLPPKLIHQTQTNRRSWLTKDHESNDFSSLHNTLSSSVSPPVETTSTINFNWCFKEENNNDLKCKWKECPESCTSLFDLQRHLLKDHVSQDFKDSLEPLTCNWEDCDFLGDDTCSIVNHINSQHGINFDIQFANPDSFLQGGLSKEKHHLLHCPNPQTHEHSSGLELSGNDTTNTSPSEQLEQVLCQWDGCNKQFSNAQELNDHLESAHLTRGKSKYQCLWHDCHRTFPQRQKLIRHLKVHSKYKPYKCKTCKRCFSSEETLVQHTRTHSGEKPYKCHICDKKFAISSSLKIHIRTHTGEKPLQCKICGKRFNESSNLSKHIKTHKKKYKCADCSKSFDDLVKMNSHKVKCLLERETYL
- the LOG1 gene encoding Log1p, coding for MTMESGNGSSGSSSGRQEHGKSVCVYCGSSFGTKTLYSESAEELGALFYKLGWQLVYGGGTTGLMGKIARSTMGPDLNGQVHGIIPDALVSKERTGEDEEEINEALMESVENHKGSTPISKEYGETTIVPDMHTRKRMMANLSDAFVAMPGGYGTFEEIMECITWSQLGIHNKPIILFNIDGFYDQLLQFINHSIEEGFISAKNGEIVQVASTSQEVVDKIERYVVPEGRFNLNWNDEGRSHEHCAKQ
- the TIM54 gene encoding Tim22-complex subunit TIM54, translating into MTSEPGKPVAKPAKKPAKKPGYTNPAFKALGVPTLRLPSRNWMIFWSVLTVSIGGLAYDKYKQRQILKRATGSVEPLAEEVLEVDRIPRKITVFIAPPPNDYLESSLKVWRRYVKPVLYHAGLDYELVQEDRQGTIRTNVANRIRQLRKEVLARKDEQLPNGSKPVKTTVDSKNSLSSRLSSLLPFSRTGSVDSADDEPFDPEIGKEFKKNFDWRNVIGIFYTTPKPTDIISEDSLVEDPILSGGVICLGRGAYKEYIAGIHEGLLGPIEREIEVVEATEPKITEVPEIKDIKADANEPNPATLPDAKNDADPAETKVDDDLKLNEENATEESQLFLKPFITPDQYPELQIAPELQTADGKFIRNPDTNIPLLINQPLLVIPIPNLIGFTTIPTRIYRFYQKRFYVEDVCSNVVNCAQQSHIRPFDISKDIDMAKDEEKDWPQNWIKQGKEKNSEWTQELECDPRVTEHMSVYENPSKEEPK
- the PEP8 gene encoding retromer subunit PEP8, which translates into the protein MSIFFKSPIDIEILFDNEESRKHVDIASRSSSSSYKSMKESLPVYEDGESLGGIVTLRVRDGKKVDHLGIKVSVIGSIDMIKSHGSGNSSSKKSTSSTSSSTSNNGSSDIRKNSVDQFLCQSYDLCPAGELQHSQSFPFLFRDLSKRYESYKGKNVDVAYFVKVTVMRKSTDISKIKKLWVYLYNSIATAPNALSTNEPQANFNSASADGEDGASKKNDATPKKDGPVEAADDNQVLPAPHSTNEPKPVKLDIGIENCLHIEFEYAKSQYSLKEVIVGRIYFLLTRLRIKHMELSLITRESSGLQTSNVLTDSTAIRYEIMDGSPVKGETIPIRLFLSGYDLTPNVSCNYFNVKNYLSLVIIDEDGRRYFKQSEITLYRTR